AATCTCTCTCCTCCTCCTGAACCGAAAATATCGTAACGGTTTCCGGTATCTGGAGCGATGAAATAGCTCATATTTTCTACTAACCCTGCCATTGGGACGTGGATATCTTGGAACATTCTTATGGCACGACTAACATCATCAGAGGCGACGAGTTGAGGGGTGGTGACAAGAACGCCGGCAGTGATAGGGAGCTCTTGTGCCATAGTAAGTTGGATATCACCCGTTCCCGGAGGCATATCAATCACCATAAAATCAAGCTCTCCCCATGCAACATCTTCGAGAAACTGTATGAGTGCCGATACGGCAACCGATGAGCGCCATACAAGCGGTGTATCAGAGGTGGGGGTAGTGAGGGCGACACTCATGATTTTAAGACCATAATTTTCGCTTGGAACGATTTTATTATCATCATTCCAACGGATTTTTTCCAAATCGGTATTGGTGAGGCGGGGAATATTTGGACCATAGACATCGGCATCTAAAATACCGACACGGTACCCTTTTTGTGCAAGAGCAATAGCAAGATTAACACTGACGGTGCTTTTACCGACTCCCCCTTTTCCGCTGGTAACGGCAATAACATTCTTGGCATAAGGGGCACGGTTATTTGGGGTTGCAGTATGCCCGTAGTTGGTATCTTTTGGCGCTTGTGTTTTTTTGGTGACGTTAAGAGATTTAAATTCATGTGTAAAGGCTGTTTCAATTACTGCTTTGACTGCAAGATAGGAGTCATCACTGACGGTCAGGAGTTCAACATGGGCATTTCCATCATTCACTTTAACAGTAGATATGAGCTTGAGTTCACCGAGGGTGCGGTCGAGATTTGGGTATTTAAGAGTCTGAAGAGAATGTTCAAATGTTTTAGCGTTCATATGGATTTCCTCTGCTCTCACGTGCGAGAAGCGATTTGGTACCACTTGCTTTTTGTGCTAGTCGAGAGAGTGGTACACGCGCTGATGGGTATTCAAGACTAAGGCGGTGATAGGCGGTAATACGCTCATCGATAAGGGTATTAAGTGATGCTATAACACTATTGATTGTTCCCATTTTGTCACTTTCGTTGAGAAGCTCTTTTATAAGCATTTCACGTGAATGCATGGAAAGTTCTAACCCATTTTGATCTGCTATGGTGATAAAATCAGCGGCACTGAGGTAGAGCCCTGAGAAAAAAGTATTGAGAAAATGGTTCTCTAGCGAGAGAAATTTACTGGGTGCTTCCTGATGATTTTTTTTCATTGTCGTCCATCCAGATTCGCACGAGCTGCTTTGGTAACATCAATGTCATGATCTTTGAGAAGTATTTCGATAATTTCACTGGGTGCTCCACGATTTTCAGCGAGGCGCATACGAACCATTTTATCGTTATCGTCTGCAAGAATTTTTAAAAGCTTAGGAGAGGTATTGGGATTACCGGAGAGCCCATCGCGAACGATTTTTTCATCGCTGAAAAATTTATCCAATACATCGCTAGGGGTAGAGGGGTTAGTAGCAACTAGTGCACGAACAAGATTAATCGAATCGGTTGCCAAATGACGTAAAACTTCTACCGGAGTATGAGGGTTTTTAGCAACTGCCCAACGTGCCCCCATATCGACAGGATTTTTTGAAATATCAATCAGAAGCTCAACCATCACGGGGCTGTATTCTTTCTCTCTTTCATAGACAGAGGTTCGTAATGAGAGGTTCATTGCGACTTGCCCTACAAGTTGTTTATCATCACGAAATGCATTGTAAATAGAGCGTACATCTTCGATGGGAAGTGTTTTATCCTCAAGTAATTCAATCAGCTTTTGGGTGTCAGATTGCTCAATAGCAGAGGAAATAATGGCAGTACTCATACGAGAACTCCTTGAAATTTGATATAAATGTAATTGTGAGTCTATCAAAAACTGATTAAACAATTGCTTTTAATATTGATAGCTAAGGTTAAGAAAAGTTAATAGATAAATAAGAAAACATAAAAACAGACGTTGCTATTTATAAAACAAAAAATGAGATAATAATGTAACAATTTGTAAACAATATAAGAAATTTGAATGACGATTTAAGAGTTATTAAGAGTGCTCGATCTATAATAAATGCGGTTATTCCGTAAAATAGCTGTTTTAATGATGCAGCACATATTGAGAATATTAATTTTAATAAAAGATGAAGGAGCACGGATGAATAGATTGTTAACAACACTCTGTTTGGCGGCATCATTATCTGCAGCAAATGTATTGGCTGCAGATTATGTAAATAAGGATATCCTTATTTCAGCCGAAGAAGCGATTAAGCTTATCGGGAACCCAAAAGTGATGTTTGTATCGGGTGATAACGAAGATATTTACAAGCTCGGTCACATCAAGGGTTCAGTTGAGATGTATGCACACCATTTGCATCACTCTGATATAGACGGAGAGATGCATTGTGCACCGCTATATCGTTGTATCGATGATGCAGAGGAAGTTATTGGTAAAAAAGGGATTAGCAATGACATGATGGTTATTGCGTATGATGACTTTAAGGGACCAAATGCAACAGGCGTATACTCATTTTTTGACAGTTTCGGTCATAAAAATGTAAAAGTTTTGAATGGTGGACGTGCAGCTATTATGGCGATAGATCCAGCTCAAAAAGAGTATGACGGGCTAAACAAAGATCTTAAAGTGGCGACTAAAGCACTCAAAGATGCAAAAGAGGCATTGAAAAAAGAGGGAGCTGACAAAGCATCTCTCGATGCGACTATCGCAAAAGCACAAGCCGATACAGCAGATTTAAAAGCAAAAATGGCTGATGTTGAAAAACGCCTTTTGGTTGTAAAAGGTGATGAAGTTGACACCCCAAAAATGTACAAAATTGATCCTAAAAAAATCAAATACAGCGTCATTGCTGATAAAAACGAAGTTAAGCACGCTATGGAAGATATCTTGAAAAACGGGAAAAATTCACAATATGTGATTATCGATTCTCGCGGTATTGCTGAGATCATCGGTGAGCGTAAAATGGATAATGTAGCACGTGGAGGACACGTTCCGGGTGCGACATTTATCGAGTGGAGTCAAATTTCGGATGCAGATAAAAAAATGTCCTTTAAATCTGCGGATGAGATTCAAAAGGTATACGACAATTACGGTGTTACTAAAGATAAAACGATATATGCGTATTGTCATGTAGGGGCTGGACGAAGTTCTGAACATATTACAGCACTTCAATTGCTCGGTTACAAAAACGTCAAAGTATTCACAGGAAGCTGGGATGTTTGGGGTAACGACATGAATCTTCCGATTAAACGATAAGGCTCAAATATGACAAAAGTAATGAATAATAATCGCCGTGACTTCCTCAAAGTATCAGGGATGACGGCTGCATTGGTAGCTTCTCAAGGCTCACTTTTTGCAAAAACAAATGTAATGTCTGTTGAAAACGGTAAGGAAAATTACCCGAATACCAACTATACCGAAAATATGTACCGTAATGAATTCTCTTTTATCTACGGCAAAAAAGAGGAACACGGGTTTGCATACCACTGTGTAAACTGTCAAGGTAACTGTGCGTGGGAAGTTTGGTCTAATAACGGTGTTGTTACCCGTGAAAACCAATCGGCTCGCTATCCGGTAATCAATGCTAAAATCCCTGACTTCAACCCGAGAGGATGTAACAAAGGGGTTCAGCACTCACAAGTGATGTACCAAAAAGATCGTATCCTCTATCCTATGCAACGTGTCGGTGAGCGTGGAGAAGGGAAATGGAAACGTATTAGCTGGGATGAAGCGGCAGAAGTGGTATGTCAACAAATCTTTGATTGTTTAACAGACCCTGAACGTGGACCGGATAAATTGATGGTTCACGCGGGAACCGGTCTTTTGACTGAAGGTCGCCGTGGTGCTCCATTACGTTTCTCTACTCAGCTTGGAGCCATCCGTATCTATCCGTCATCATACCTTGGGGATATGTTCTCAGGTGCGGCGATTGCCTACGGTGAAGGTAACGTAGGTTGTACATGGGATTTCATGTATACCGTTGATACTGCGGTAATGTGGGGTGGAAATCCATCGGTTTCTCGTATTCCGGATGCTCACTTCGTATGGGAAGGGAAATATAACGGGGCAAAAATCATCGTTATCACCCCTGAGTTCAATGCAACGGCAAAATCAGCCGATCTTTGGATTCCGATTAAAGCGGGTGCCGATAATATTTTGGCAATGAGTGTTATCCAAGTTATCTTGGAAGAAAAACTTTATAAACCTGAATTTATGAAAACCTTCACCGATCTTCCATTTTTAGTAGATGTTGAAACTCAAAAAATGATTCGCCGTTCTGATATGGAACATGCGGCTAATGAAGAAGATCATCATAAATACGAAGAAGAGTTCTATTGTATGAACAAAGCAACGGGTAAAGTTGCATTGATGCCAGGTTCAGAAGGGTCTAAAATCAAATCGCTTCGTCTTGACGAGCAGGGGATTGAGCCGGAGCTTGAAGGAGTATGGAAAATTACCGATGTGCATGGTGACAAACGTAAGGTAACCACTGTATTTGAAATGCTCAAAAAATCGGCGGCAAAATTTGCACCGGAAGCAACCAAAGAGATCACTGGTGTCCATCCGGATACCGTTCGTACACTTGCACGCGATATTGCTATCCCTAAAGTGGTTGAAATTACTACCGGATTCTCATTAAACAAATACTTCAATGGTGTTATGTCGATTTGGAATATCTCTTCTATTTGTGGTTTAACAGGTCGTATGGGGCCGTACGGCGGTCTTAACACTGAAAATGAGTTTACTCTCTCAGGACTTGGTGTTCTTGGTGGATTCAGTGGTAAATACAATGCCCGTTTCGGTTCTGGATTCGTAGGTGAGTTCGTATTTGGTGATGGGATGAAAACATTCGATCAGTATTTTAGTGACGAGGATGTTAAGCGTGCCCAAAACGGTATGTCTAAAAAAGAGTATATGGCTGTATTATCAGAAATGCTTAAATCGGGTGAAAACGATACAATCAACAAAGCTTCTAAGCATGGTAATGTAAACAAACCATGGTGGCAACCTGATTGTGCTCTCATCGTAGCCGATTCTAAATTCCGTCGTAATAAAGGGTCTGAATATCGTAAAGCATTCTTGAATAAAACGAAATTTTACGGTTATGTCGATTACCGTATGTCTGAAGCAGCGCAATTTGCCGACATTTTATTACCGGCAAAATCACACTACGAAGTGTATGATTTGCGTACTTCTCCGGGTTATCACCGTTTTACGAACCTTGCTCAACCGGTTGCCAACATCAAAAATGTGGGTGAATCGATGGATGAGTGGTCAATGTTTACTTTCCTCGCTAAGAAAATGGAAGAGATTGCAAACCGACCTCAAAATATCGATAAAGCAAAAGTTAAAGATCATCCGAAATACGCAAAACCGGGTTTCCATGATTTGACTATTTTCCATAAAGAGTACACTAACACTGACCCTGAATCCGAAGGAGCTGGTGAAAACTATCTCGGTACTGATAAAATGGCAGTACAAGCGGCATTGGAAAAATGTGAGCAATATGAGCCGTGGACAATGGAAAAAATGTACAAAGTGGGTGGATTCTTACTTATCAATGAAAAAGCGGCAAAATCATCTCCATTGTACTCTGATCGTCCGTACAGCTCTATGGAGTATCACTTGTATAAATTTGAGCGTCTTGAAACGTTGTCAGGTCGTCAAACATTCTATGTTGACCACGATACGTATATCAAAATGGGTGCAGCAACTAACACTGGTATGCAAGGGATTCGTCCACAGTCTAAAGACTATCCGTATGTATTTATGACTCCGCATGCTCGTTGGTCAATCCACTCGAACTATAAAACATCACGTACGTTGCTACGCCTACAACGCGGTGTTCCTGCGGCACAAGTGAATCGTGTCGTTGCAGAAGCCAAAGGGATTAAAGATGGAGATACTATCCGTATTTATAATGCTCTTGGTGAGTTCTATGCAATGGCAAAACTCTCTTCATCTGCACCGGCTGATGGATTAGTTTTAGAGCATGGATGGGAACCGTACATGTATTTGAAAAATAAAGGTCATAATGAAGTTGTTCCTACTGCACTGAACCTTCTTGAAATGGCTGATGGATGGGGTCACTTGAAATTCGGTGGTCTATGGGATGGTAACCAATACGCTTATGATGGTGCCGTGAACTATGAAAAAGCAACTGACGTAAAATATTAAGGGGTTTAGATGTCTAAAAGACAATTAGCAATGGTCATGGACCTGAACAAATGTATCGGGTGCCAAACATGTACTGTGGCATGTAAAACACAGTGGACGAACCGTAATGGTCGTGAATATATGTACTGGAATAACGTTGAAACCTATCCAGGGACAGGTTATCCAAAAAATTGGATGGAGCTTGGCGGTGGATTTGACGCTGCCGGCGATCTTCAACCGGGTGTCATCCCGAATCTCGAAGCAGATTATGGGGTACCTTGGGATTATAACTATGAGTCATTGGTAACCAGCAGTGCAGATCACAGCCACTTCCAACCACATGTATCACCTACATGGGGACCAAACTGGGATGAAGACCAAGGTGCGGGTGCATTCCCACAAGATAACTATTTCTTCTATTTACCACGGATTTGTAACCACTGTACCAATCCGGGTTGTTTGAGTGCATGTCCACGTGACGCAATCTTTAAACGTGAAGAAGACGGTGTTGTTTTGGTTGACTTGGATCGTTGTCAAGGGTACCGCTATTGTATCGCGGGATGTCCTTATAAAAAAATCTATTTCAATCCAAAAATCTCTAAATCAGAGAAATGTATCCTTTGTTTCCCACGTATCGAGCAGGGTCTTCCACCGGCGTGTGCGCAACAATGTGTCGGTCGTATCCGCTTCGTAGGGTTCTTGGATGATGAAGAATCACAAGTGTATAAATTGGTTAACAAATATAAGGTAGCTATCGGACTTCGTTCTGATTATGGTACTCAGCCAAATGTTTATTATGTACCGCCAACCGAATCTCCGGCAAAATTTGATGCTGAAGGTAAAATCATTGAAGGCTCAACGCGTCTTCCAATCGAAGAGTTGGAAAAATTATTTGGTCCTGCAGTTCACGATTCTATCAAAACGCTTAAAGCTGAGATGAAAAAACGTAAAGAGACGGGTGTGAGTGAGCTCATGGATATCTTGATTGCGTATCAACATGCTGATATGTTCCGTTTGGATAACCACTATTACCAAGAGGTAGCAAAAGAGCATAAACGAACACCATTGGCACCAGTAGATACACGCTATATTGCCGGTAAATTTACAAAAGCGGGGGGGCACCACTAATGAACAAGCTTCTTACTTCAATTCTTTCATTAGGTTTTGCCGCTTCTGCGGCATTGGCAGCCAATCCAGCGATTAGTGCTGTGAAAGTAACAGATGATTTAACGAATGTTGATGGCAATTCAGCGGTATGGGCAAAAGCTAAATATACCACTGTCAATCTTTATCCGCAAATGGCTATCGAAATGAACGATAAAAATGCGAATGAAGCAAATGAAAATAACAAAGCTAAAGCAGCATCGGTTGCAGCTTTGTATGATGGTAAAAATATTGCTTTGAGCGTGAAATGGTTGGATAAAACCAAAGACGTACAAGCAGGATATGCAACCACAACCTATGGAGACGGTTTCGCGATTCAATTCGCCGGTATCACCAAAGGTGCTCAACCGCTCCCTTACATCGGAATGGGTTCAACCGGTCGTCCAGTTGTGGTACACCTCCAAAAAGCAAATGAAAAAGTGTATGAGCCAAATGGAAACGGTGATGTTTCTACACAGCTTAATCGTCAACAAACAGGCGTATTTGGAAAAGAGTTGGCGGAGTATGATGCTAAGGTTGCCTCTTTAGCTAATAAAGATTATGAGCGTGTATTTGTCGGTGAAGGATTTCGTTCATTGACAGAGATTAAAGACAAATCTGTGAAATCAAATAGCTCAATGAGTCATGACACTAAGGGATGGTCAGGCACTTTAGTCCGTCCTCTCAAAGATGATTATGTGAACATGAGCGGAACAGTCCCTGTCGCTATTGCCGTATGGGATGGATCTAAAATGGGTCGCAACGGGGTAAAAAATTTATCTTCATGGGTTGCGGTGAATCTTGAAGGGCAGAAACCTAACGCTGCATTGGTTGCAGATTTGACAACTGATGCTAAAGGGGACGCTGCTAATGGTAAAGTAGCTTTAGAGACCAATGGATGTAACGGTTGTCACCAAATGAGTGCGGCTGATCCTAAATCGTTTATGGCACCTTCACTAAAAGATGTCGGTGGTTATTCAACGGCATCATATTTACGCGAGTCAATCTTAAAGCCGTCTGCGGTTGTTGTACCAGGTTATAATCGTAATGCGCACGCTAATACACCATGGTACAATATTGAAAAAGGTAAGCGTATCTCAACTATGACCGATTTTAGTCATTTAGACAAAAAGAGTGTAGATGATATCGTTGCTTATCTTCAAACCTTGAAAGCGGAGGTAGAATAATGAAAAAGATAGCTCTAGTATGTGCTGCGCTCGTTGTAAGTGCATTTGCAAACGAAGGTAAAGAGTTTGAGGGGTTGTTAACCACACCTGCTTGTGCGGCACAAGGTGCATTTAACGATTGTTATTTGGAAAACTACACGTGCGGTTCTGATGGGTGCTTCAAAAAGATTAATGCGGGTGAAACAACTCATCCAAAATTAGCTCTTTTCCAACATGCGACAGGAAAAGTTTATGAAATTGATGTTTCTAAACTCAAAGTTTCTGAGCTGGGTGAAGGGATGAATAAAAATGGTGTTGTTATCGTTGGGGTACTGGATGAAAAAACCAATACTATCGCGGCAACCGAGTTTAAAGCTCCACCTCCACCAAAAAAATCATTTTTTAAAGGGTGTTTATAACACCTAATCTAACCCCCTTCGGGTTAGATATAATCTAGCTTCATAGGCTATTTGAAAGCCACTCTGTGAGACAATCCTGTACTACTTTTTAGGACTAATGAATGAATACTGAATATCGACGCTATATCTATGCTTTTTTATCGCGTGTTATGAGTAATATCCCTGACCGTCGTTTTATCACTGATCTCAAAAACAATGATGATTTACTTGAGGTTATTGGTGAAGAGACCAAAGTGTGGTTTACCCAAAGCAGTGAAGATATCCTCTATGATGAGCTTAATACCGATTTTACGTCGATGTTTTATCTTAATACGCAGCCGATTGAATCATTTGTTTTGGATGCTAAAAATGAAACCCTTGTGGGATTACAAAATCCGGTAATGGCATTTTACTTCACCCATGGGTTTGAACTCAACATGGATCAAACCGAGCTTATGGCACCCGATCATCTCTCGATAGAGTTGGCGTTTATGCAGATGTTGGTATTTCGAGAAGATCGTAGTGCCCAAATAGCATTTATGGATGAACATCTCTTTATGTGGGTCGTCCCTTATATGTTGGGGATGAAAAGTATGGCATCAACACCGTTTTATCGTGATATATGCGATTTCATGGTGGAGTTTTTGTGCGCTGATTATGAGTATTTACACCAAGAGATCATCAATGGGTAATCATAACTTTGTCCAAAAAAGCAACCTTTTTAGTTTTAGTGCCACCCGATGTTTGCGAAATGAGTATTTTCATAACGATTGTCATATCTGTATCGATTTGTGTCCGAAAGGGGCAATTCACCTTGTCCGAAATAAACTAACACTCTTTGATAATGAATGCATCGAATGTGCAGGGTGTATCGGAAGCTGTCCGAGCGAAGCGTATGAGATAGAGAGTTTTGATCCCAATGAGTTTGCAGTATCGTTTCAAGCGCAAAATAATCCGCAGATATCATGTAAAAGTACCACACCGTGTTTGGGTGTGTTTGATGCTGATCATTTGCTGGTTATGGCATTGCGCGGTGAGATGGTTCCGGTTTGTGATATTAGCCATTGTGGGAGTTGCCCGTTAAATGAAAATGGAAAAATGGAAAATACAATTCGTGAACATATACGATTAGCGAATGAGTTTTTGGTACAGATAGCTATTGACAAAAAGATAGATATATTCGAAGAGATAGAGGTAGAAGCCACGCGACGAGCCCTATTTCGCAAAGGGTTTGAAAAAGCGAAAGAGGTGATTGCCGATACACCGAGTGAACCGCAAAAGAGTATGACGGCGTCACATCATGCACTTCCTAATGTTCGTATGCCATTGAAGCGGGTATTGCTTAAAAACAGCCTCAAAGAGTTTGTGGGTTCATTGGAGATTACGAGTTTTAGTGAGAACTCTCCCCTCTTTTTTAACAAACAGATTGATTTTCAAGCATGTACCAATTGTGGTGATTGCACCCAGTTTTGCCCAACCGATGCACTGTTCCCAACATCGGATAAACAGGGAATCTATTTCTCCCAAGGCAAATGTATCGGATGTGGTATTTGTGAGGATATTTGTAAGACAAAGGCAATCACCTCAAAAGAGGGGTTTGATTTGGTAAGCATCGCTTATGAGCGTGCCGAACAGCTGGTACATTACGATATGGTGATGTGTCACGAGTGTCGTTGTCCCTACCCTTATAAGGGGGGAGACCCGATATGCGATCGTTGTGAGGGGTATAAAAAAGAGTTTAGCAATATGTTTACGTTAGCGAAGGATATGTAGCTTTCGTCATACCCGCGTAGGCGGGGATGACAGGATGCTATTTTTTATCCATCGCCTCTTTGGCACTTTTGAGTGCCCCTTCCATCGTTGATTTCGCAACGCTCCATGCCCGTTTCCCCATCGCTTTTGCATCTTTTGCTGATTGTGAGTTAAGGAGAGCCGCACTGCGTTGGGTTACCTCTTGGCGGAGTTTAGAGAGTTTACCTTGGAGCAGTTTTGCTGTTTCTTGGGAGAGTATTGAGAGCTCATCGCTATCAAGACGGATTTCTGTACCGATTGCTGTTAGTTTTTCGATCAATACGGAAGAGTTGTTTTTTGAGAGCCCGTGGACAATTTGTCCAAAGAGGGTGTGAATCTGTTCTAACTCATCCTCGATCATTTGGTACTCTTTATGATATAGGGCTCTAATCTCATCAGGAACGTAGAGGAGATATTGACGGAATTTTTCAATCGATTTATGAAGGGCAGAGCGTATCCCCAAGAGTGTACCGCGTAAAATCGGTTCGGCTTGGTTCGGTGTCGCTTCGGCTACGTTGAGTGCACTTTGAAGGATACTTGAAAAGATTTTACGAATACGCACGGCGTTGAGGACGTTGGCGTTAAGGGTTTGGTAGGTAATCTCTTTGATGATTTCATGGAGGGTCTCTTCAATATCGGAGCTTTTTTCCAATGTGGTAATAATGGCGGATTCTACCATCTCTTCGAGAATATCGAGCAAATCGACCGATTGTATTTTGATTTGATGCAGTTTCTCTAACAGGTTATTATCGTCACTGAATTTTTTCTCTAGGATTTCAAAACATTGGTATTTGAGGTGTTGAAGCTCTTCACTTTTGCGAGAGATTTGACGCTCAATTTTCTCTTTTTGTTCCAAAAGATCTTCGAGTTCGTTGTGGAGGGTTTCTGCTTCATTTTTAACGAGAGTCGTTGTGAGTGTTTTGAGCTCTTCCATCGACAGGGAATTCATGTTGTGTTCACTAAATTGTTGTGCAAAAGTTTCGAGACTCATAGGTATCCTTATAAGACCATTTTGATATGGGGGTGTGCTTTTAATGTTTCGTAAAAATAGGTACGTTCGTCCTCATTATGCACTAAGAGTTCTAAGTTCATGCTGATGTATTTTCCACTGCTGCTAGCATTGGAGTGTTCGAGTGTGTAGTTTCGCTCAACACACACTTCCATTACCGCTATCTCAATACCGGCGCGTTCGGTCGCTACGACTTTGTAGCACCAAGTGCAAGGGTATTCAAGCTCAAGTTTTTGTCCGTTAATTTCGCAAGTAATCGCCACTTTTTCCTCCTGATTTTTTCTCTAATTGAATGGGCCCAATGACCATCGATTTGTCGATTGCTTTGAGCATATCGTAGATGGTGAGTAAGCCTATACTTGTCCCCGTTAATGCTTCCATCTCTACCCCTGTTTGACCGCTAAGCTTGGCGGTGACGCTCAAACGAAATCCCGGCAGTTCAGGGAGTTCATCGATATCACAGTGTACACCACTGAGGTTTAACGGATGGCACATAGGGATCATATCCGATGTTTTTTTCGTCCCCATGATGGCGGCTATAACGGCAGTTTGGAGGACAGGCCCTTTTTTGGCGGTTTGGTTGTTAACCGCATCAAATGCCTCTTGAGACATAGTGATAAGTCCGCTCGCCACGGCAATACGCGAAGTAGTGTTTTTATCGGAGACATCGACCATTTTCGGACGATCACGCTCATCGAGATGGGTTAATTGCATAGGGGCTCTTTATCGTATTTTTATTTAGTATTATAGCGGATAAGTGCTGCTTCGTATTCATGAGGATGGTTAAGATTGGCAAAAGCGGTATCATCTTCAAACGGTAGGTAAAGTGTAGCAGATTGGGATAAAAGTTTACCGAGACGATGATCACCTTCGCGTAACATACGTTCGAACTCTTCTTTTAGAGATCGATGATAGAGACCGCATAGAGGATGTGTACCTGATGAGGTTTTGGCAATAACGGCATCGATTGTCTCATTATCTGCTTCTATAAAGCTTCGGAAGATTGTCTCATCCACAAACGGGGTATCAACACTCAAGACAATGACTCTCTCATCTGAGAGTGTGCTAAAGAGGCTGACAAATCCGGCAGTCGGTGCATACTCCGCACTGGTGGAATCGAGGATAAAGGGGGCATCAAAACTAAATTTATCGGCAGTTTTGGTGGAGATATAGACGTGGGTAAAAAGTTTTGAGAGGCGTTTGTATTGGAACTCGGTGAGCGAAGAGTAGTCTCCGAAAGGGAGGAGTGATTTATCTTCCCCCATGCGGGAACTTTTACCCCCTGCAAAAAGGACACACGGGATAGTAAACATTACTGGGCGAATGTCGCTGAAAGTATTTTATCCATACTCGGTTTTGCACCGCTTTGAAGGTATTGGAGTATGAACGGAGAAAATTTGGAAATCATCGAAGAATCCATTCCCAGAAGTGAAAATTGTGATCCGACATCTCCTGTTGCGAGCATTCCCGCAGGTACGGCAGAGAGGAGAGCGTTTACTTGCGGGACTTGTTTGGTGAGTGTTTTAAAATCAGAGGCTTTCATGTTCCCTTTGGTATCGTTCAAAATCGCTGCTGTTCCCCCGATTGCTTGTGTCGGAGTGACTCCCAAAGAGGTGGTAAGGGTGCTGATCAATGGATTGGTAGCAAGTTTTGTATCGACACTTGGGGCTACAGCGGTTGCAATCGGAGCAACTGTTTGCATGGCAGAACCAAAATCAAAAGCATTGGCATGGGTAAAAGAGCCAAGTAGTAGTAAAGAAGTGACATAAAAAGAGCGCATTAATAATTCCTCGTATAGTGGTATAAAGTATAGCCAATCCAAAATATGATGTTGATTAGATTTTGAAATCAGCTATCAATAATAAGTATTATAGATAATGAATGTACTTGAATTGTAATAGCGCTCATATTCTAGGTAAAATGATAGATATTTAAACAGAATTTTGGAATCAATAAAGAAGAAGATAGGGATTAGTGTTATGAAATGGGAAGATTTAAAGCGCAGTAGTAATGTCGAAGATTTACGCTATCGAGGCTCAGGGGGACGGATGAACCTCGGCAGTGGAAGAGGGGCAAATCTGCTCATTCCAATTATCCGATTTTT
The sequence above is drawn from the Sulfuricurvum sp. genome and encodes:
- a CDS encoding Mrp/NBP35 family ATP-binding protein, which codes for MNAKTFEHSLQTLKYPNLDRTLGELKLISTVKVNDGNAHVELLTVSDDSYLAVKAVIETAFTHEFKSLNVTKKTQAPKDTNYGHTATPNNRAPYAKNVIAVTSGKGGVGKSTVSVNLAIALAQKGYRVGILDADVYGPNIPRLTNTDLEKIRWNDDNKIVPSENYGLKIMSVALTTPTSDTPLVWRSSVAVSALIQFLEDVAWGELDFMVIDMPPGTGDIQLTMAQELPITAGVLVTTPQLVASDDVSRAIRMFQDIHVPMAGLVENMSYFIAPDTGNRYDIFGSGGGERLAERYNIPLLGQIPLNMDIRQGSDNGEPPVVLGNDELKSYYKDIVEEMLKAVKFKI
- a CDS encoding sulfurtransferase produces the protein MNRLLTTLCLAASLSAANVLAADYVNKDILISAEEAIKLIGNPKVMFVSGDNEDIYKLGHIKGSVEMYAHHLHHSDIDGEMHCAPLYRCIDDAEEVIGKKGISNDMMVIAYDDFKGPNATGVYSFFDSFGHKNVKVLNGGRAAIMAIDPAQKEYDGLNKDLKVATKALKDAKEALKKEGADKASLDATIAKAQADTADLKAKMADVEKRLLVVKGDEVDTPKMYKIDPKKIKYSVIADKNEVKHAMEDILKNGKNSQYVIIDSRGIAEIIGERKMDNVARGGHVPGATFIEWSQISDADKKMSFKSADEIQKVYDNYGVTKDKTIYAYCHVGAGRSSEHITALQLLGYKNVKVFTGSWDVWGNDMNLPIKR
- a CDS encoding molybdopterin-dependent oxidoreductase encodes the protein MTKVMNNNRRDFLKVSGMTAALVASQGSLFAKTNVMSVENGKENYPNTNYTENMYRNEFSFIYGKKEEHGFAYHCVNCQGNCAWEVWSNNGVVTRENQSARYPVINAKIPDFNPRGCNKGVQHSQVMYQKDRILYPMQRVGERGEGKWKRISWDEAAEVVCQQIFDCLTDPERGPDKLMVHAGTGLLTEGRRGAPLRFSTQLGAIRIYPSSYLGDMFSGAAIAYGEGNVGCTWDFMYTVDTAVMWGGNPSVSRIPDAHFVWEGKYNGAKIIVITPEFNATAKSADLWIPIKAGADNILAMSVIQVILEEKLYKPEFMKTFTDLPFLVDVETQKMIRRSDMEHAANEEDHHKYEEEFYCMNKATGKVALMPGSEGSKIKSLRLDEQGIEPELEGVWKITDVHGDKRKVTTVFEMLKKSAAKFAPEATKEITGVHPDTVRTLARDIAIPKVVEITTGFSLNKYFNGVMSIWNISSICGLTGRMGPYGGLNTENEFTLSGLGVLGGFSGKYNARFGSGFVGEFVFGDGMKTFDQYFSDEDVKRAQNGMSKKEYMAVLSEMLKSGENDTINKASKHGNVNKPWWQPDCALIVADSKFRRNKGSEYRKAFLNKTKFYGYVDYRMSEAAQFADILLPAKSHYEVYDLRTSPGYHRFTNLAQPVANIKNVGESMDEWSMFTFLAKKMEEIANRPQNIDKAKVKDHPKYAKPGFHDLTIFHKEYTNTDPESEGAGENYLGTDKMAVQAALEKCEQYEPWTMEKMYKVGGFLLINEKAAKSSPLYSDRPYSSMEYHLYKFERLETLSGRQTFYVDHDTYIKMGAATNTGMQGIRPQSKDYPYVFMTPHARWSIHSNYKTSRTLLRLQRGVPAAQVNRVVAEAKGIKDGDTIRIYNALGEFYAMAKLSSSAPADGLVLEHGWEPYMYLKNKGHNEVVPTALNLLEMADGWGHLKFGGLWDGNQYAYDGAVNYEKATDVKY
- a CDS encoding 4Fe-4S dicluster domain-containing protein, whose product is MSKRQLAMVMDLNKCIGCQTCTVACKTQWTNRNGREYMYWNNVETYPGTGYPKNWMELGGGFDAAGDLQPGVIPNLEADYGVPWDYNYESLVTSSADHSHFQPHVSPTWGPNWDEDQGAGAFPQDNYFFYLPRICNHCTNPGCLSACPRDAIFKREEDGVVLVDLDRCQGYRYCIAGCPYKKIYFNPKISKSEKCILCFPRIEQGLPPACAQQCVGRIRFVGFLDDEESQVYKLVNKYKVAIGLRSDYGTQPNVYYVPPTESPAKFDAEGKIIEGSTRLPIEELEKLFGPAVHDSIKTLKAEMKKRKETGVSELMDILIAYQHADMFRLDNHYYQEVAKEHKRTPLAPVDTRYIAGKFTKAGGHH